In the genome of Piliocolobus tephrosceles isolate RC106 chromosome 20, ASM277652v3, whole genome shotgun sequence, one region contains:
- the PLCG1 gene encoding 1-phosphatidylinositol 4,5-bisphosphate phosphodiesterase gamma-1 isoform X2 — protein sequence MASAASPCANGCGPGAPSDAEVLHLCRSLEVGTVMTLFYSKKSQRPERKTFQVKLETRQITWSRGADKIEGAIDIREIKEIRPGKTSRDFDRYQEDPAFRPDQSHCFVILYGMEFRLKTLSLQATSEDEVNMWIKGLTWLMEDTSQAPTPLQIERWLRKQFYSVDRNREDRISAKDLKNMLSQVNYRVPNMRFLRERLTDLEQRSGDITYGQFAQLYRSLMYSAQKTMDLPFLEASTLRAGERPELCRVSLPEFQQFLLDYQGELWAVDRLQVQEFMLSFLRDPLREIEEPYFFLDEFVTFLFSKENSVWNSQLDAVCPDTMNNPLSHYWISSSHNTYLTGDQFSSESSLEAYARCLRMGCRCIELDCWDGPDGMPVIYHGHTLTTKIKFSDVLQTIKEHAFVASEYPVILSIEDHCSIAQQRNMAQHFKKVLGDTLLTKPVEISADGLPSPNQLKRKILIKHKKLAEGSAYEEVPTSMMYSENDISNSIKNGILYLEDPVNHEWYPHYFVLTSSKIYYSEETSSDQGNEDEEEPKEVSSSTELHSNEKWFHGKLGAGRDGRHIAERLLTEYCIETGAPDGSFLVRESETFVGDYTLSFWRNGKVQHCRIHSRQDAGTPKFFLTDNLVFDSLYDLITHYQQVPLRCNEFEMRLSEPVPQTNAHESKEWYHASLTRAQAEHMLMRVPRDGAFLVRKRNEPNSYAISFRAEGKIKHCRVQQEGQTVMLGNSEFDSLVDLISYYEKHPLYRKMKLRYPINEEALEKIGTAEPDYGALYEGRNPGFYVEANPMPTFKCAVKALFDYKAQREDELTFTKSAIIQNVEKQEGGWWRGDYGGKKQLWFPSNYVEEMVNPVALEPEREHLDENSPLGDLLRGVLDVPACQIAIRPEGKNNRLFVFSISMASVAHWSLDVAADSQEELQDWVKKIREVAQTADARLTEGKIMERRKKIALELSELVVYCRPVPFDEEKIGTERACYRDMSSFPETKAEKYVNKAKGKKFLQYNRLQLSRIYPKGQRLDSSNYDPLPMWICGSQLVALNFQTPDKPMQMNQALFMTGRHCGYVLQPSTMRDEAFDPFDKSSLRGLEPCAISVEVLGARHLPKNGRGIVCPFVEIEVAGAEYDSTKQKTEFVVDNGLNPVWPAKPFHFQISNPEFAFLRFVVYEEDMFSDQNFLAQATFPVKGLKTGYRAVPLKNNYSEDLELASLLIKIDIFPAKENGDLSPFSGTSLRERGSDASGQLFHGRAREGSFESRYQQPFEDFRISQEHLADHFDSRERRAPRRTRVNGDNRL from the exons TTGATATTCGCGAAATCAAGGAGATCCGCCCAGGGAAGACCTCACGGGACTTTGATCGCTATCAAGAGGACCCCGCTTTCCGGCCGGACCAGTCACACTGCTTTGTCATTCTCTATGGAATGGAATTCCGCCTGAAGACGCTGAGCCTGCAAG CCACATCTGAGGATGAAGTGAACATGTGGATCAAGGGCTTAACTTGGCTGATGGAGGATACTTCGCAGGCACCCACACCCCTGCAGATTGAGAG GTGGCTCCGGAAGCAGTTTTACTCAGTGGATCGGAATCGTGAGGATCG TATATCAGCCAAGGACCTAAAGAACATGCTGTCCCAGGTCAACTACCGGGTCCCCAACATGCGCTTCCTCCGAGAGCGGCTGACG GACCTGGAGCAGCGCAGCGGGGACATCACCTACGGGCAGTTTGCTCAGCTGTACCGCAGCCTCATGTACAGCGCCCAGAAGACG ATGGACCTCCCCTTCTTGGAAGCCAGTACTCTGAG ggctggggagcgGCCGGAGCTTTGCCGAGTGTCCCTTCCTGAGTTCCAGCAGTTCCTTCTTGACTACCAGGGG GAGCTGTGGGCTGTTGATCGCCTCCAGGTGCAGGAGTTCATGCTCAGCTTCCTCCGAGACCCCTTGCGAGAGATCGAGGAGCCATACTTCTTCCTGGATGAG TTTGTCACCTTCCTGTTCTCCAAAGAGAATAGTGTGTGGAACTCGCAGCTGGATGCAGTATGCCCGGACACCATGAACAACCCCCTTTCCCACTATTGGATCTCTTCCTCACACAACAC GTACCTGACCGGGGACCAGTTCTCCAGTGAGTCCTCCTTGGAAGCCTATGCTCGCTGCCTGCGGATGGGCTGTCGCTGCATTGAGT TGGACTGCTGGGACGGCCCAGATGGGATGCCAGTTATTTACCATGGGCACACCCTTACCACCAAGATCAAGTTCTCAGATGTCCTGCAAACCATCAAGGAACATGCCTTTGTGGCCTCAGA GTACCCAGTCATCCTGTCCATTGAGGACCACTGTAGCATTGCCCAGCAGAGAAACATGGCCCAGCACTTCAAGAAGGTGCTAGGGGACACACTCCTCACCAAGCCCGTGGAGATCTCCGCTGATGGGCTCCCCTCACCCAACCAGCTTAAGAGGAAGATCCTCATCAAG CACAAGAAGCTGGCGGAGGGCAGTGCCTACGAGGAGGTGCCTACATCCATGATGTACTCTGAGAACGACATCAGCAACTCCATCAAGAATGGCATCCTCTACCTGGAGGACCCTGTGAACCAT GAATGGTATCCCCACTACTTTGTTCTGACCAGCAGCAAGATCTACTACTCTGAGGAGACCAGCAGTGACCAGGGCAACGAGGATGAGGAGGAGCCCAAGGAG GTCAGCAGCAGCACAGAGCTGCACTCCAATGAGAAGTGGTTCCATGGGAAGCTAGGGGCAGGGCGTGACGGGCGGCACATCGCTGAGCGCCTGCTCACTGAGTACTGCATCGAGACCGGGGCCCCTGACGGCTCCTTCCTCGTGCGAGAGAGTGAGACCTTCGTGGGCGACTACACGCTCTCTTTCTG GCGGAATGGGAAAGTCCAGCACTGCCGTATCCACTCACGGCAAGATGCTGGGACCCCCAAGTTCTTCTTGACAGACAACCTCGTCTTTGACTCCCTCTATGACCTCATCACACACTACCAGCAGGTGCCTCTGCGCTGCAATGAGTTTGAGATGCGACTTTCAGAGCCTGTCCCACAGACCAATGCCCACGAGAGCAAAGA GTGGTACCACGCGAGCCTGACCAGAGCACAGGCTGAGCACATGCTGATGCGTGTCCCTCGTGATGGGGCCTTCCTGGTGCGGAAGCGGAATGAGCCCAACTCATATGCCATCTCTTTCCG GGCTGAAGGCAAGATCAAGCATTGCCGTGTCCAGCAAGAGGGCCAGACTGTGATGCTAGGGAACTCGGAGTTCGACAGCCTTGTTGACCTCATCAGCTACTATGAGAAGCACCCGCTATACCGCAAGATGAAGCTGCGCTATCCCATCAACGAGGAGGCGCTGGAGAAGATTGGCACAGCT GAGCCTGACTACGGGGCCCTGTATGAGGGACGCAACCCTGGCTTCTATGTAGAGGCAAACCCTATGCCAACTttcaag TGTGCAGTCAAAGCCCTCTTTGACTACAAGGCCCAGAGGGAGGATGAGCTGACCTTCACCAAGAGCGCCATCATCCAGAATGTGGAGAAGCAAGAGGGAGGCTG GTGGCGAGGGGACTACGGAGGGAAGAAGCAGCTGTGGTTCCCATCAAACTACGTGGAAGAGATGGTCAACCCCGTGGCCCTGGAGCCAGAGAGGGAG CACTTGGACGAGAACAGCCCCCTAGGGGACTTGCTGCGGGGGGTCTTGGATGTGCCGGCTTGTCAGATTG CCATCCGTCCTGAGGGCAAGAACAACCGGCTGTTCGTCTTCTCCATCAGCATGGCGTCGGTGGCCCACTGGTCCCTGGATGTTGCTGCCGACTCACAGGAAGAGCTGCAGGACTGGGTGAAAAAGATCCGTGAAGTGGCCCAGACCGCAGATGCCAGG CTCACTGAAGGGAAGATAATGGAACGGAGGAAGAAGATCGCCCTGGAGCTCTCTGAACTTGTTGTCTACTGCCGGCCTGTTCCCTTCGATGAAGAGA AGATTGGCACAGAACGTGCTTGCTACCGGGACATGTCATCCTTCCCGGAAACCAAGGCTGAGAAATACGTGAACAAGGCCAAAGGCAAGAAGTTCCTTCAGTACAATCGACTGCAGCTCTCCCGCATCTACCCCAAGGGCCAGCGACTGGATTCCTCCAACTATGATCCTTTGCCCATGTGGATCTGTGGCAGTCAGCTGGTGGCCCTCAACTTCCAGACCCCTG ACAAGCCTATGCAGATGAACCAGGCTCTCTTCATGACGGGCAGGCACTGTGGCTACGTGCTGCAGCCAAGCACCATGCGGGATGAGGCCTTTGACCCCTTTGACAAGAGCAGCCTCCGCGGGCTGGAGCCGTGTGCCATCTCGGTTGAG GTGCTGGGTGCCCGACATTTGCCAAAGAATGGCCGAGGCATTGTGTGCCCTTTTGTGGAGATtgaggtggctggagctgagtATGACAGCACCAAGCAGAAGACAGAGTTTGTGG TGGACAATGGACTCAACCCTGTATGGCCGGCCAAGCCCTTCCACTTCCAGATCAGTAACCCTGAATTTGCCTTTCTGCGCTTTGTGGTGTATGAGGAAGACATGTTTAGTGACCAGAATTTCCTGGCTCAGGCTACTTTCCCGGTAAAAGGCCTGAAGACAG GATACAGAGCAGTGCCTTTGAAGAACAACTACAGTGAGGACCTGGAGTTGGCCTCCCTGCTGATCAAGATTGACATTTTCCCTGCCAAG gagaatggtgaccTCAGTCCCTTCAGTGGTACGTCTCTGCGGGAGCGGGGCTCAGATGCCTCAGGCCAGCTGTTTCACGGCCGAGCCCGGGAAGGCTCCTTTGAATCCCGCTACCAGCAGCCATTTGAGGACTTCCGCATCTCCCAGGAGCATCTTGCAGACCATTTTGACAGTCGAGAACGAAG GGCCCCAAGAAGGACTCGGGTCAATGGAGACAACCGCCTCTAG
- the PLCG1 gene encoding 1-phosphatidylinositol 4,5-bisphosphate phosphodiesterase gamma-1 isoform X1, translating to MASAASPCANGCGPGAPSDAEVLHLCRSLEVGTVMTLFYSKKSQRPERKTFQVKLETRQITWSRGADKIEGAIDIREIKEIRPGKTSRDFDRYQEDPAFRPDQSHCFVILYGMEFRLKTLSLQATSEDEVNMWIKGLTWLMEDTSQAPTPLQIERWLRKQFYSVDRNREDRISAKDLKNMLSQVNYRVPNMRFLRERLTDLEQRSGDITYGQFAQLYRSLMYSAQKTMDLPFLEASTLRAGERPELCRVSLPEFQQFLLDYQGELWAVDRLQVQEFMLSFLRDPLREIEEPYFFLDEFVTFLFSKENSVWNSQLDAVCPDTMNNPLSHYWISSSHNTYLTGDQFSSESSLEAYARCLRMGCRCIELDCWDGPDGMPVIYHGHTLTTKIKFSDVLQTIKEHAFVASEYPVILSIEDHCSIAQQRNMAQHFKKVLGDTLLTKPVEISADGLPSPNQLKRKILIKHKKLAEGSAYEEVPTSMMYSENDISNSIKNGILYLEDPVNHEWYPHYFVLTSSKIYYSEETSSDQGNEDEEEPKEVSSSTELHSNEKWFHGKLGAGRDGRHIAERLLTEYCIETGAPDGSFLVRESETFVGDYTLSFWRNGKVQHCRIHSRQDAGTPKFFLTDNLVFDSLYDLITHYQQVPLRCNEFEMRLSEPVPQTNAHESKEWYHASLTRAQAEHMLMRVPRDGAFLVRKRNEPNSYAISFRAEGKIKHCRVQQEGQTVMLGNSEFDSLVDLISYYEKHPLYRKMKLRYPINEEALEKIGTAEPDYGALYEGRNPGFYVEANPMPTFKCAVKALFDYKAQREDELTFTKSAIIQNVEKQEGGWWRGDYGGKKQLWFPSNYVEEMVNPVALEPEREHLDENSPLGDLLRGVLDVPACQIAIRPEGKNNRLFVFSISMASVAHWSLDVAADSQEELQDWVKKIREVAQTADARLTEGKIMERRKKIALELSELVVYCRPVPFDEEKIGTERACYRDMSSFPETKAEKYVNKAKGKKFLQYNRLQLSRIYPKGQRLDSSNYDPLPMWICGSQLVALNFQTPDKPMQMNQALFMTGRHCGYVLQPSTMRDEAFDPFDKSSLRGLEPCAISVEVLGARHLPKNGRGIVCPFVEIEVAGAEYDSTKQKTEFVVDNGLNPVWPAKPFHFQISNPEFAFLRFVVYEEDMFSDQNFLAQATFPVKGLKTGYRAVPLKNNYSEDLELASLLIKIDIFPAKQENGDLSPFSGTSLRERGSDASGQLFHGRAREGSFESRYQQPFEDFRISQEHLADHFDSRERRAPRRTRVNGDNRL from the exons TTGATATTCGCGAAATCAAGGAGATCCGCCCAGGGAAGACCTCACGGGACTTTGATCGCTATCAAGAGGACCCCGCTTTCCGGCCGGACCAGTCACACTGCTTTGTCATTCTCTATGGAATGGAATTCCGCCTGAAGACGCTGAGCCTGCAAG CCACATCTGAGGATGAAGTGAACATGTGGATCAAGGGCTTAACTTGGCTGATGGAGGATACTTCGCAGGCACCCACACCCCTGCAGATTGAGAG GTGGCTCCGGAAGCAGTTTTACTCAGTGGATCGGAATCGTGAGGATCG TATATCAGCCAAGGACCTAAAGAACATGCTGTCCCAGGTCAACTACCGGGTCCCCAACATGCGCTTCCTCCGAGAGCGGCTGACG GACCTGGAGCAGCGCAGCGGGGACATCACCTACGGGCAGTTTGCTCAGCTGTACCGCAGCCTCATGTACAGCGCCCAGAAGACG ATGGACCTCCCCTTCTTGGAAGCCAGTACTCTGAG ggctggggagcgGCCGGAGCTTTGCCGAGTGTCCCTTCCTGAGTTCCAGCAGTTCCTTCTTGACTACCAGGGG GAGCTGTGGGCTGTTGATCGCCTCCAGGTGCAGGAGTTCATGCTCAGCTTCCTCCGAGACCCCTTGCGAGAGATCGAGGAGCCATACTTCTTCCTGGATGAG TTTGTCACCTTCCTGTTCTCCAAAGAGAATAGTGTGTGGAACTCGCAGCTGGATGCAGTATGCCCGGACACCATGAACAACCCCCTTTCCCACTATTGGATCTCTTCCTCACACAACAC GTACCTGACCGGGGACCAGTTCTCCAGTGAGTCCTCCTTGGAAGCCTATGCTCGCTGCCTGCGGATGGGCTGTCGCTGCATTGAGT TGGACTGCTGGGACGGCCCAGATGGGATGCCAGTTATTTACCATGGGCACACCCTTACCACCAAGATCAAGTTCTCAGATGTCCTGCAAACCATCAAGGAACATGCCTTTGTGGCCTCAGA GTACCCAGTCATCCTGTCCATTGAGGACCACTGTAGCATTGCCCAGCAGAGAAACATGGCCCAGCACTTCAAGAAGGTGCTAGGGGACACACTCCTCACCAAGCCCGTGGAGATCTCCGCTGATGGGCTCCCCTCACCCAACCAGCTTAAGAGGAAGATCCTCATCAAG CACAAGAAGCTGGCGGAGGGCAGTGCCTACGAGGAGGTGCCTACATCCATGATGTACTCTGAGAACGACATCAGCAACTCCATCAAGAATGGCATCCTCTACCTGGAGGACCCTGTGAACCAT GAATGGTATCCCCACTACTTTGTTCTGACCAGCAGCAAGATCTACTACTCTGAGGAGACCAGCAGTGACCAGGGCAACGAGGATGAGGAGGAGCCCAAGGAG GTCAGCAGCAGCACAGAGCTGCACTCCAATGAGAAGTGGTTCCATGGGAAGCTAGGGGCAGGGCGTGACGGGCGGCACATCGCTGAGCGCCTGCTCACTGAGTACTGCATCGAGACCGGGGCCCCTGACGGCTCCTTCCTCGTGCGAGAGAGTGAGACCTTCGTGGGCGACTACACGCTCTCTTTCTG GCGGAATGGGAAAGTCCAGCACTGCCGTATCCACTCACGGCAAGATGCTGGGACCCCCAAGTTCTTCTTGACAGACAACCTCGTCTTTGACTCCCTCTATGACCTCATCACACACTACCAGCAGGTGCCTCTGCGCTGCAATGAGTTTGAGATGCGACTTTCAGAGCCTGTCCCACAGACCAATGCCCACGAGAGCAAAGA GTGGTACCACGCGAGCCTGACCAGAGCACAGGCTGAGCACATGCTGATGCGTGTCCCTCGTGATGGGGCCTTCCTGGTGCGGAAGCGGAATGAGCCCAACTCATATGCCATCTCTTTCCG GGCTGAAGGCAAGATCAAGCATTGCCGTGTCCAGCAAGAGGGCCAGACTGTGATGCTAGGGAACTCGGAGTTCGACAGCCTTGTTGACCTCATCAGCTACTATGAGAAGCACCCGCTATACCGCAAGATGAAGCTGCGCTATCCCATCAACGAGGAGGCGCTGGAGAAGATTGGCACAGCT GAGCCTGACTACGGGGCCCTGTATGAGGGACGCAACCCTGGCTTCTATGTAGAGGCAAACCCTATGCCAACTttcaag TGTGCAGTCAAAGCCCTCTTTGACTACAAGGCCCAGAGGGAGGATGAGCTGACCTTCACCAAGAGCGCCATCATCCAGAATGTGGAGAAGCAAGAGGGAGGCTG GTGGCGAGGGGACTACGGAGGGAAGAAGCAGCTGTGGTTCCCATCAAACTACGTGGAAGAGATGGTCAACCCCGTGGCCCTGGAGCCAGAGAGGGAG CACTTGGACGAGAACAGCCCCCTAGGGGACTTGCTGCGGGGGGTCTTGGATGTGCCGGCTTGTCAGATTG CCATCCGTCCTGAGGGCAAGAACAACCGGCTGTTCGTCTTCTCCATCAGCATGGCGTCGGTGGCCCACTGGTCCCTGGATGTTGCTGCCGACTCACAGGAAGAGCTGCAGGACTGGGTGAAAAAGATCCGTGAAGTGGCCCAGACCGCAGATGCCAGG CTCACTGAAGGGAAGATAATGGAACGGAGGAAGAAGATCGCCCTGGAGCTCTCTGAACTTGTTGTCTACTGCCGGCCTGTTCCCTTCGATGAAGAGA AGATTGGCACAGAACGTGCTTGCTACCGGGACATGTCATCCTTCCCGGAAACCAAGGCTGAGAAATACGTGAACAAGGCCAAAGGCAAGAAGTTCCTTCAGTACAATCGACTGCAGCTCTCCCGCATCTACCCCAAGGGCCAGCGACTGGATTCCTCCAACTATGATCCTTTGCCCATGTGGATCTGTGGCAGTCAGCTGGTGGCCCTCAACTTCCAGACCCCTG ACAAGCCTATGCAGATGAACCAGGCTCTCTTCATGACGGGCAGGCACTGTGGCTACGTGCTGCAGCCAAGCACCATGCGGGATGAGGCCTTTGACCCCTTTGACAAGAGCAGCCTCCGCGGGCTGGAGCCGTGTGCCATCTCGGTTGAG GTGCTGGGTGCCCGACATTTGCCAAAGAATGGCCGAGGCATTGTGTGCCCTTTTGTGGAGATtgaggtggctggagctgagtATGACAGCACCAAGCAGAAGACAGAGTTTGTGG TGGACAATGGACTCAACCCTGTATGGCCGGCCAAGCCCTTCCACTTCCAGATCAGTAACCCTGAATTTGCCTTTCTGCGCTTTGTGGTGTATGAGGAAGACATGTTTAGTGACCAGAATTTCCTGGCTCAGGCTACTTTCCCGGTAAAAGGCCTGAAGACAG GATACAGAGCAGTGCCTTTGAAGAACAACTACAGTGAGGACCTGGAGTTGGCCTCCCTGCTGATCAAGATTGACATTTTCCCTGCCAAG caggagaatggtgaccTCAGTCCCTTCAGTGGTACGTCTCTGCGGGAGCGGGGCTCAGATGCCTCAGGCCAGCTGTTTCACGGCCGAGCCCGGGAAGGCTCCTTTGAATCCCGCTACCAGCAGCCATTTGAGGACTTCCGCATCTCCCAGGAGCATCTTGCAGACCATTTTGACAGTCGAGAACGAAG GGCCCCAAGAAGGACTCGGGTCAATGGAGACAACCGCCTCTAG